CCACGTACAGGGCATCGCGCCCGGCGGACCGCAGCCGCTCCAGCACCGCGTCGAACGTGGTCTCCGCGCCCTCCACCGCGACCGACTCCCCGCGCACCGCGATCGCCGCCGGAGCCAGGTCCCCCAGCAGCGGGTCACCGAGGTCGACCACCGCGCCCGGGTCCTCGGCGGCCAGCTGGACCTGGCCGAGCAGATCGCGCAGGGCCGAGGCGGTCGCCGTACGCCGGGAGAGTCCGGCTCCGACCGCCCAACGGCCCTGTGCGGCGCTTCCGTTCGCCTCGCGGACCAGGACCGCATGGGCCGAGGTGCGCTCGGCCTCCCCCAGGTCCAGCAGCTCCACGGCGATGTCCAGGTTGGCGGCGGACTTCAGCAGGAACACCAGCTCCGGATCGCCCCCGTCGGCCGCGACCGGGCTGACCCGGGTGGTACCCCGCACCGCCCGTACCAGCGCGTCGTGCGCCAGCGCCGACAGCAGCCCGAGCCCCGCCGCCTCCGCCGCACTGCCGCCCGCCCCGGAACCGGCCCGGCTCGCCAGGTGCGCCCGGTCGCGGTTGTGCGGGCCGAAGGGGCGCAGGGCCGCCGCCGGGACGCGTACGGGCTCCTTGGTGAGGAGGGAGGTCGCGGTGGTCCAGGTGGCGACCCGGGCGCCGGTGCCGCCGCCGGTGGTGAGGGCGGCGGGGTGGAGGGCGTGTACCGGGTCGTCGTGTGCGGCGGCCGGGAGGGGCACCACGTGCTCCACGTACGCCTCCGCCGCCGCGTACAGCGCCCGCAGCCGCGCCCCCGCCAGGTGGTGCACGTCGAACGCGGCGATCCTGCGCCGCACCCCGCCCCCGAGCGCCACCTCGACCCGGCTGAGCTTCAGCGGGGTCTGGGTCAGCTCCTCGTCGTCGTACCGGCGGAAGATCCCGGTGTACGGGCGCACCAGCGCCGAACTGACCCGGTTCAACTCCTCGACCAGCGCCTCCGCGTCCCGGGCCGTCTCCACGGTCGGGGTGGCGGGCAGTGCGAGGGTCTCCGGCAGCGCGGGGGCGGGCTCGCGGGCGTCCAGGGCGGCGCAGCGGGCGCACCGGGGGTGGGGCTGGACCGGTTCGGCCATCACGTCCAGCGACTCCAGGTCCTGCACGAGGACCTGGCCGGCCGTCTCGGCGGGCAGGGCGCCGGTGGTGAGGCGGAAGACCTCGTAGCCGACGAGGTTGCCGACCATCGCCGCGACCGGGCCGGAGAGGGCGTCGCCGGAGGCCGGTACGGCTCCCGCCGCCTCGCTCCACAGCTCGGCGGCGGTGCCGGGGTCGACGTTGCCGCCGAGGCGCAGCAGCGCGCAGGACCAGCAGCCGGTGGAGGCGGCGGTGGAGAGCGGGCCGACGATCAGGCGGCGGCCGAAGAGCCAGGCGGGGATGACGGTCACGCCCTCGGGGACCCCGGCGGCCAGCAGCCGGTGGGTGCGGGCCCCGGCCCCGGCACCGGTGACCACGACGACGTCGTACCCGTCCAGGTCCGCCCAGCCCGCGTCCGGCCCGGCTCCGACCGTCCCGACCTGGGCGCCGACCCCGGCGGCCTCGGCGGCGATGTCGTCGTGGGCGGAGGCGGGCGCGTGGGCGGGGGCAGTGGCGGGCGTGTGGGCGGTGGTCGTGCCGATCCGGGCGCAGCCGTTGCGCAGCAGGCTCAGCGCGCACCAGCGGGCGGTCTCGTCGTCGCCGAGGACGGCGACGCGGGTGGTGCGGTAGCGGGCGAAGCGGCCGGGGGCGTCGTCGGTGTAGTGGTCGACGTAGGCGATCTGGGCGGCGAAGCGTTCGGCGGTCTCCGGGCTCAGCCCGGCGTCCCCGGCGGTGTCCGGGCCCGTCGCCGGGATGTCACGGGCGAAGCCACGCGCGTACAGCGTCTTGACGAGTTCGGCGGCCATCGCCCGCTGGGCCGGGCCGAACCCCGCGCACAGCTCGTCCAGGCGGTGCTGTCCCGTCAGGTGGGGGACGACGAGGGAGGCGAAGCGGTAGGCGGTGCGGCCGGTGAGGTGGAAGCCGCCGTCGGCGTTGTGGAAGAGCACTCCGCCGGGGGTCTCGGTGAACAGGACGTCCCGGCGGATGCGCGGGCGGGTCGCCGCGAGTGCGTCGAAGGCCCCGGACCCGGTGGGGGCGGCGGGGGCGGGTGCGGGGGCGGCGCTCTCGGCCATGGGGGTCACACCTTCTCTGTGCGGCGGTTGCGGATCCGGACGGTTCTTCGGAGGTGGGCGCGGAGCAGGTCGTGGATGCGGTACGGGCCCGGCGGCCCGTCCTCCAGGAGCCCGGCGTCGGCGAGTTGTTCCAGTACGTCTTCGGGGACGGGCGGGTGGCTCTTCGTGCCGCCCCCGCCGTCCATGTCTGCCGGGCGTTCCGGGGCTTCCGGGCCTTTTGTGGCCGTGGGCTCGCCCAGCAGCTCCGGCGGGCCGGTGCCGATGCGGAGGAGCGCTTCCGACAGCCGGGGGTCGAGGCGGCCGAGTGCGCGGTCGAAGAGGCCGCTGACCGAGTGGTCCGGGGAGTCGGTGAGGGTGAGGCGGGCCAGCGGGTCGTCGCCCAGCCAGTCGACGGCGTCGCCGAGCCGCAGCCCGGGGCGGGTCAGCAGGCGGGCGGTGAGGATGCGCAGGGCGGCCGGGAAGTGGCCGCAGAGCGCGGTGAGCCGGCGGGCCGCGCGGGGTTCGGCCTCCACGCGTTCCGGGCCGAGGGCAGCGAGGAGCAGCGCGTACGACTCCGCCTCGGTGAAGGCGGTGAGCCGGTGCACCCAGCCGCCGTGGGTGGCGATGAGGCCGCCGAGCCCCATCCGGCTGGTGACGACGACGGCGAGGTCCGGCCCCTCGGCCCGCACCCCCGGGGCGAGTAACGGGCGCACCTGGTCGGCGTCGACCACGTCGTCCAGGACCAGCAGGGCGCGCTCGCCCGCACGTCCGGGGCCCAGCGCGTCAGCCACCTCGGCGGCGACCTCGTCCGCCGTCCGGGGGTGGCCGTCGGCCCGGGTCATCCGGACGAGCAGCCGTCCCGCCGGGAAGCTGTCCCGCACGAGGTGGGCGACATGGTGGGCGAGGGCGGACTTCCCGATGCCGGGGGCGCCGGATACCAGGACGGTGAGGGGGCGTTGGCCGTCGGCGCCCGGGGGCGGCGCGGCGGTGAGGCGGGCGGCCATGGCGACGGCCTCCGCCTCACGGCCGGTGAAGTGCGGGACGGCGGGGACGGGGACGGCCCCCGGGGCGGCGGCCGGGAGCGGGACGGTCGCGCCCCGGATGACCCGCGAGGCGGGGGCCGGGTCCATGGCGGGCACGGCCGCCTCACCGGTCCCGAGGTCCTCGCCGCGGAGGATGGACAGCTCCAGCTGCCGCAAGGACGGCGAGGGGTCCACGCCCAGCTCGTCCAGCAGGAAACCCTTGACCCTGCGGTACTCGGCGAGGGCCTGGGACTGGCGTCCGGTGCGGTAGAGGGCCTCGATGAGCTGCTCATGGAAGCGTTCGTGCCCCGGATATACGCGCGTAGCGGTCCAGAGGTCGACCAGCGCCTCGCCGCAGCGACCGAGCCCCAGCAGCAGGTCGCAGACCCGCTCGACCGCGCGGAGCCGCTCCTCCGAGAGCCGGGGCACCTCGTCCCGGTGCAGGACGTCGGACCGTACGTTGGCGAGCAGCGA
This DNA window, taken from Streptomyces griseus subsp. griseus, encodes the following:
- a CDS encoding TOMM precursor leader peptide-binding protein, with protein sequence MAESAAPAPAPAAPTGSGAFDALAATRPRIRRDVLFTETPGGVLFHNADGGFHLTGRTAYRFASLVVPHLTGQHRLDELCAGFGPAQRAMAAELVKTLYARGFARDIPATGPDTAGDAGLSPETAERFAAQIAYVDHYTDDAPGRFARYRTTRVAVLGDDETARWCALSLLRNGCARIGTTTAHTPATAPAHAPASAHDDIAAEAAGVGAQVGTVGAGPDAGWADLDGYDVVVVTGAGAGARTHRLLAAGVPEGVTVIPAWLFGRRLIVGPLSTAASTGCWSCALLRLGGNVDPGTAAELWSEAAGAVPASGDALSGPVAAMVGNLVGYEVFRLTTGALPAETAGQVLVQDLESLDVMAEPVQPHPRCARCAALDAREPAPALPETLALPATPTVETARDAEALVEELNRVSSALVRPYTGIFRRYDDEELTQTPLKLSRVEVALGGGVRRRIAAFDVHHLAGARLRALYAAAEAYVEHVVPLPAAAHDDPVHALHPAALTTGGGTGARVATWTTATSLLTKEPVRVPAAALRPFGPHNRDRAHLASRAGSGAGGSAAEAAGLGLLSALAHDALVRAVRGTTRVSPVAADGGDPELVFLLKSAANLDIAVELLDLGEAERTSAHAVLVREANGSAAQGRWAVGAGLSRRTATASALRDLLGQVQLAAEDPGAVVDLGDPLLGDLAPAAIAVRGESVAVEGAETTFDAVLERLRSAGRDALYVDTTPADLPSGSIATARVLLTVDGEGGPDAG
- a CDS encoding BTAD domain-containing putative transcriptional regulator is translated as MRFQLLGPLALADGPDAVVLQPSKPVILLAALLLHANSTVSAEYLQRAVWGEDQPATAKAALQTCVLRLRRLFAKHGVTGTSIEAVPGGYRITAGPPTLDLLGFRDQVRRATALAADPEAELYTLKDALSLWQGSLLANVRSDVLHRDEVPRLSEERLRAVERVCDLLLGLGRCGEALVDLWTATRVYPGHERFHEQLIEALYRTGRQSQALAEYRRVKGFLLDELGVDPSPSLRQLELSILRGEDLGTGEAAVPAMDPAPASRVIRGATVPLPAAAPGAVPVPAVPHFTGREAEAVAMAARLTAAPPPGADGQRPLTVLVSGAPGIGKSALAHHVAHLVRDSFPAGRLLVRMTRADGHPRTADEVAAEVADALGPGRAGERALLVLDDVVDADQVRPLLAPGVRAEGPDLAVVVTSRMGLGGLIATHGGWVHRLTAFTEAESYALLLAALGPERVEAEPRAARRLTALCGHFPAALRILTARLLTRPGLRLGDAVDWLGDDPLARLTLTDSPDHSVSGLFDRALGRLDPRLSEALLRIGTGPPELLGEPTATKGPEAPERPADMDGGGGTKSHPPVPEDVLEQLADAGLLEDGPPGPYRIHDLLRAHLRRTVRIRNRRTEKV